From Candidatus Eremiobacteraceae bacterium, one genomic window encodes:
- a CDS encoding glutathione S-transferase family protein — protein MSARAQFPAESSDDGRFVRQQDAFRDWISADGRTGYPAVAGRYHLYVSLACPWAHRTIIMRSLQRLEKVIGMTVVDPIRDDRGWAFRDGPGYSRDPVNGFAYLSEAYLATDPAYDGRVTVPALWDTVTKRIVNNSDDDILRMFETEFSALGHGDFDFYPAALRAAIDVLNERVYETVNDGVYRAGFATTQRAYEFAARRVFETLDELDARLADRRYLFGPAPVETDWRLFVTLVRFDAVYYGHFKCNLRRILDYRNLYGYLCDLYQLDAVAATVNFDHIKRHYYFTHDDINPTRIVPIGPLQDLSTPHRREKLGLGS, from the coding sequence ATGAGTGCTCGAGCGCAATTCCCGGCCGAATCGTCCGACGATGGCAGGTTCGTCCGTCAGCAAGACGCCTTCCGAGATTGGATTTCCGCCGACGGTCGCACCGGCTATCCCGCGGTGGCCGGACGGTATCACCTCTACGTATCATTGGCGTGTCCGTGGGCGCACCGGACGATCATCATGCGCTCACTTCAACGGTTGGAAAAGGTCATCGGCATGACCGTCGTCGACCCGATCCGCGACGACCGCGGCTGGGCCTTTCGAGATGGTCCCGGCTATTCGAGAGATCCGGTGAACGGTTTTGCGTATCTCAGCGAAGCGTATCTCGCGACCGATCCCGCCTACGACGGAAGAGTGACGGTGCCGGCGCTTTGGGATACGGTGACGAAACGGATCGTGAACAATTCCGACGACGACATCTTGCGCATGTTCGAGACCGAATTCTCCGCGCTCGGGCACGGCGATTTCGATTTCTATCCCGCCGCGCTCCGCGCTGCGATCGACGTTCTGAACGAGCGGGTCTACGAGACCGTGAACGACGGCGTGTACCGCGCCGGATTCGCGACCACACAGCGAGCGTATGAATTCGCCGCGCGGCGGGTCTTCGAAACTCTAGACGAACTCGACGCGCGCCTCGCCGACCGGCGGTATCTCTTCGGGCCGGCGCCGGTGGAGACCGATTGGCGCCTGTTCGTCACGCTCGTCCGCTTCGATGCGGTCTACTACGGACATTTCAAATGCAACCTGCGGCGGATCTTGGACTACCGCAATTTGTATGGCTACCTATGCGATCTCTATCAGCTCGATGCGGTGGCCGCGACGGTGAATTTCGACCACATCAAGCGTCACTACTACTTCACGCATGACGATATCAATCCCACGCGGATCGTGCCGATCGGTCCGCTGCAGGACTTGAGCACGCCGCATAGGCGCGAGAAACTCGGGTTAGGAAGTTAG
- a CDS encoding HU family DNA-binding protein, whose amino-acid sequence MAKAMTKTEVIKELATKVKVDRKTAIAFMEQVVALAVKETKKNGQFQIPGLGKAVKAARKARMGRNPATGEAIKIAAKTVVKFRLAKAFKDAIVPPKAKKK is encoded by the coding sequence GTGGCAAAAGCAATGACCAAGACCGAAGTCATCAAAGAGTTGGCGACAAAGGTGAAGGTCGACCGCAAGACAGCAATCGCGTTCATGGAACAAGTGGTCGCGCTCGCGGTCAAGGAAACGAAGAAAAACGGCCAGTTCCAGATTCCTGGTCTCGGCAAAGCCGTCAAGGCCGCCCGCAAGGCACGCATGGGTCGAAACCCGGCCACCGGTGAGGCCATCAAGATCGCGGCGAAGACCGTCGTGAAATTTCGCTTAGCGAAAGCATTCAAAGACGCCATCGTCCCGCCGAAGGCGAAAAAGAAATAA
- a CDS encoding oligopeptide transporter, OPT family encodes MASPTASTTSDNRLELTWRGIVLGAAITLVFTAANIYLGLKVGLTFASSIPAAVISMAVLRAFKGATIFENNIVQTVASAAGTLSSIIFVLPGLVMIGWWTGFPYWESFGVCALGGILGVMYSVPLRRALVSESDLPYPEGVAAAEVLKVGVGASGETAESVEENKRGLLALSLGALASAGYAAVAAARIFTDTIAGYFRIGASATGFGMSMSLALVGAGHLIGLSVGLAILTGLVISWGILTPLLTALHPVAGDAATVALTVFRQQVRFIGAGTIGISAIWALGRLAKPVYSGVLSSLAASRHLASTKGDASGLPRTERDLPIGTVALISLGCFVPLAILFAYFLNGSAIASLAVPLVIAGVLYVVVAGFFVAAACGYMAGLIGSSNSPVSGLGILSIIGAALLLLAIAKVAGAAGAPALVAYALFVTGVVLCVASISNDNLQDLKTGQLVDATPWRQQVSLVAGVIFGSLVIPPILDLLNKAYGFGGGPHSLPAPQATLISALANGVIRGQIDWGLIGVGVLIGIVIIAVDEVLRATRGLQLPPLAVGLGIYLPATTTSAAVIGAVVGWAYNRFVAQRPNGDVAKRLGVLVASGLIVGESLFGVLLAGVIVATGKATPFALVGDAFQNIATPLGGVVFALLIFVLYRRSAQLAQRVRD; translated from the coding sequence TTGGCTTCGCCGACCGCGTCCACCACTTCCGACAATCGTCTCGAACTGACGTGGCGCGGAATCGTCCTTGGCGCCGCGATCACGCTCGTGTTCACCGCGGCAAACATCTATCTCGGTCTTAAAGTCGGGCTGACGTTCGCGTCGTCGATTCCGGCCGCCGTCATTTCTATGGCGGTATTGCGAGCGTTCAAGGGCGCCACGATCTTCGAGAACAACATCGTTCAGACCGTGGCGTCGGCGGCGGGCACGCTCTCTAGCATCATCTTCGTCCTGCCCGGCCTCGTGATGATCGGTTGGTGGACCGGATTTCCATACTGGGAGTCGTTTGGCGTGTGCGCGCTGGGTGGCATCCTCGGCGTGATGTACAGCGTGCCGCTGCGCCGCGCCCTCGTGTCGGAATCTGATCTGCCCTACCCCGAAGGCGTCGCCGCCGCCGAGGTGCTGAAAGTCGGCGTTGGAGCGAGCGGCGAAACCGCGGAGTCGGTCGAGGAAAACAAACGCGGACTGCTGGCGCTTTCTCTCGGCGCGCTCGCCTCGGCCGGATATGCCGCGGTCGCCGCCGCGCGCATCTTCACCGACACGATCGCGGGTTATTTCCGGATAGGCGCAAGCGCGACCGGATTCGGCATGTCGATGTCGCTCGCGCTCGTCGGCGCGGGTCACCTCATCGGGCTTTCGGTCGGCCTCGCGATTCTGACGGGGCTCGTCATCTCGTGGGGCATCCTGACGCCGTTGCTCACCGCGCTGCATCCGGTAGCCGGCGACGCCGCCACAGTCGCGTTGACGGTCTTCAGGCAACAAGTCCGCTTCATCGGTGCGGGCACGATCGGCATTTCGGCTATTTGGGCGCTTGGCAGGCTCGCAAAGCCCGTGTACTCCGGTGTGCTCTCATCTCTGGCGGCGTCGCGGCACCTCGCGTCGACAAAAGGCGATGCCAGCGGGCTGCCGCGAACCGAGCGCGATTTGCCCATCGGCACGGTCGCGCTCATCAGCCTCGGTTGTTTCGTGCCGCTCGCGATCTTGTTCGCGTACTTTCTCAACGGGAGTGCGATCGCGTCGCTGGCGGTGCCGCTGGTCATCGCGGGCGTGCTGTACGTCGTCGTCGCCGGCTTCTTTGTCGCGGCTGCTTGCGGATATATGGCCGGCCTGATCGGTTCGTCCAATAGTCCGGTTTCCGGACTCGGCATTCTGAGCATCATCGGGGCGGCGCTGCTCCTGTTAGCCATCGCGAAGGTCGCCGGCGCCGCCGGTGCGCCGGCGCTCGTCGCTTACGCGCTCTTCGTCACGGGCGTCGTACTCTGCGTCGCCTCGATATCGAACGACAACTTGCAGGATCTCAAGACCGGCCAACTCGTCGACGCGACCCCGTGGCGCCAACAAGTGTCGCTGGTCGCGGGCGTGATCTTCGGCTCCCTCGTCATTCCGCCCATTTTGGATCTATTGAACAAAGCGTACGGTTTTGGAGGCGGCCCGCATTCGCTGCCGGCCCCGCAGGCCACGTTGATCTCAGCGTTGGCCAACGGCGTGATACGCGGGCAGATAGACTGGGGATTGATCGGGGTCGGCGTGCTGATCGGCATCGTCATCATCGCGGTCGACGAAGTGCTGCGCGCGACCCGAGGACTGCAATTGCCTCCGCTGGCCGTGGGGCTCGGCATCTATCTGCCGGCCACGACCACTTCCGCGGCGGTGATCGGCGCCGTGGTGGGCTGGGCGTACAATCGCTTCGTGGCACAGCGGCCGAACGGCGACGTCGCGAAGCGGCTCGGCGTCTTGGTGGCCTCGGGATTGATCGTCGGCGAAAGCCTCTTCGGAGTGCTGCTCGCCGGCGTCATCGTCGCCACCGGAAAGGCGACGCCGTTCGCGCTCGTCGGCGACGCCTTTCAGAATATCGCGACACCGCTCGGCGGCGTGGTGTTCGCGCTCTTGATCTTCGTCTTGTACAGGCGCAGCGCGCAGCTCGCGCAGCGCGTGCGGGACTAG
- a CDS encoding DUF642 domain-containing protein has protein sequence MLLRGIGSTAVLAGAILVSACSASVTPAQVGPARDGLQNSRSQIAAETPDLPNLLKDGSFETPLVPVGGFTVFNVGSTFSKWTVTGPGGDVGIVSGTFTQNGFSFPAGCGNQFIDLTGIETLGNGVQQTITTVMGSQHALSFSVGNVVDPNGIFGTTSTVKVYVNDVHVFSAKNKKGAGGTVQVWKAFTTTITAPSTRTTIRFSNGDPPGDDNNGLDCIKLN, from the coding sequence ATGCTGCTTCGTGGCATAGGTTCGACGGCGGTGCTCGCCGGCGCGATCTTGGTCTCAGCCTGCTCGGCTTCGGTGACTCCCGCTCAGGTCGGACCGGCGCGTGACGGACTGCAGAACAGCCGTTCTCAGATCGCCGCAGAGACGCCCGATCTGCCGAATCTGCTGAAAGACGGTTCCTTTGAGACGCCGCTTGTGCCGGTCGGGGGCTTTACCGTATTCAACGTCGGATCGACGTTTTCGAAGTGGACGGTGACGGGTCCGGGAGGCGATGTCGGAATCGTCAGCGGCACCTTCACGCAAAATGGTTTTTCGTTTCCAGCCGGATGCGGCAACCAATTCATCGACCTCACCGGCATAGAGACCCTTGGGAACGGCGTCCAGCAAACGATAACGACCGTGATGGGCAGCCAGCATGCGCTGAGTTTTTCTGTCGGCAATGTCGTCGACCCTAACGGAATATTCGGAACGACGAGCACGGTAAAGGTGTACGTGAACGACGTGCACGTGTTCTCGGCCAAGAATAAAAAGGGTGCCGGCGGCACCGTTCAGGTCTGGAAGGCGTTCACGACCACGATCACCGCGCCGTCGACCAGGACCACGATCAGATTTTCTAACGGAGATCCGCCGGGCGACGACAACAACGGATTGGATTGCATCAAGCTGAACTGA
- a CDS encoding VOC family protein → MELEPYLFFSGNCEEALNFYKGVFGGEITSISRWKDAPPEAGMPAGDGERVMHANFQSPSIKFMASDSRPTTQYGEGRISLSLGTKNVDDAQRVWDALAKNGKIDMPFSDSFWGAKFGMLTDRYGIDWMINCDNEKPKG, encoded by the coding sequence ATGGAACTTGAACCCTATCTGTTTTTCAGCGGCAACTGCGAAGAAGCGTTGAATTTTTACAAAGGCGTGTTTGGCGGCGAGATCACTTCGATCAGTCGCTGGAAGGACGCGCCGCCGGAAGCGGGCATGCCCGCCGGAGACGGCGAGAGGGTCATGCATGCGAATTTCCAGTCGCCGTCGATAAAGTTCATGGCATCCGATTCCCGTCCGACGACGCAATACGGAGAAGGGCGCATCTCGCTGTCTCTCGGCACGAAGAACGTCGACGATGCGCAACGCGTATGGGATGCCCTCGCGAAAAACGGCAAAATCGATATGCCGTTCTCGGATTCTTTTTGGGGCGCAAAATTCGGTATGCTGACCGACAGATACGGCATCGACTGGATGATCAATTGCGACAACGAAAAACCTAAAGGTTGA
- a CDS encoding helix-turn-helix transcriptional regulator, which produces MHYLTRVRLSAAGAHLSSGDEKMSAIATSLGFDSVSGFTKAFKQRFGMTPGEYRGRFSARSGV; this is translated from the coding sequence TTGCACTATCTCACGCGCGTCCGGCTCAGCGCGGCCGGCGCACACTTGAGTTCGGGGGACGAAAAGATGAGCGCGATCGCGACGTCGCTTGGATTTGACTCAGTCTCCGGGTTCACCAAGGCGTTCAAGCAACGCTTCGGCATGACGCCTGGCGAATATCGTGGACGATTCTCCGCTCGGTCAGGCGTATAG
- a CDS encoding VOC family protein, whose protein sequence is MSGRDTASRLQEARTKETLVVGLKGETRMAVVRKYSPGEYCWTDLGTTNVASAKKFYRSIFGSKMTDFPMGAGDAKYSILSVDGKDTCGLYPMASEQKKAPPVWLPYISVKSVADTAKKAKTAGGKICAAPTDVMDKGRMAVLQDPAGAAFAIWQPGKRKGAELNDTPGTVCWHDLNTSKPAAAGKFYAKVFGWKTSGEEYGGNEYHLFKLGKKNVCGMWPSPMKKLPPSWVTYWQVSDCAKSVAKVKRLGGRIIMGTTPVPGMCRFAIVRDPQGATFGILEPEE, encoded by the coding sequence ATGAGCGGGAGGGATACCGCCTCTCGACTGCAAGAGGCGAGGACGAAAGAAACGCTTGTTGTCGGACTGAAAGGTGAAACCCGAATGGCTGTTGTCAGAAAATATAGTCCCGGCGAATATTGTTGGACCGATCTAGGAACGACGAATGTCGCAAGTGCGAAGAAATTCTATCGTTCCATTTTTGGCTCGAAAATGACAGATTTTCCAATGGGGGCGGGTGACGCGAAATATTCGATACTGAGCGTCGACGGCAAAGACACGTGCGGGCTATATCCAATGGCGTCCGAGCAGAAGAAAGCCCCGCCGGTGTGGCTTCCCTATATCTCCGTCAAGAGCGTTGCCGACACGGCGAAGAAAGCGAAGACCGCGGGCGGCAAGATCTGCGCTGCGCCGACGGATGTCATGGACAAGGGTCGCATGGCCGTGCTCCAGGATCCGGCCGGCGCAGCGTTTGCGATTTGGCAACCGGGCAAACGCAAGGGGGCGGAATTGAACGACACGCCCGGCACGGTCTGCTGGCACGATCTAAACACGTCGAAGCCGGCTGCTGCCGGGAAGTTCTATGCCAAGGTCTTCGGCTGGAAGACGAGCGGCGAAGAATATGGCGGAAACGAATACCATCTCTTCAAGCTTGGCAAGAAAAACGTATGCGGAATGTGGCCTTCGCCGATGAAAAAACTTCCGCCGAGCTGGGTGACTTACTGGCAAGTGTCGGATTGCGCGAAGAGCGTCGCAAAGGTGAAGCGGCTGGGCGGGCGCATCATCATGGGAACGACACCCGTCCCCGGCATGTGCCGTTTTGCGATAGTGCGGGATCCGCAGGGCGCGACGTTTGGTATCTTGGAGCCCGAGGAGTAA
- a CDS encoding NAD-dependent succinate-semialdehyde dehydrogenase — protein sequence MAYQTVNPFDGKTIKKFDEISDRELETKIAAAAACYETWQHKTYAERAIIVAKASAIMADRVDEFARLMTLEMGKRIDEARGEVTFSSNILAYYAKNAERFLAPVKLNPAIGEAHMESSPIGVIFGVEPWNFPYYQLARVAGPHLMAGNVLIVKHAGCVPQCAIAFEKLWIEAGAPAGLYTNLLISHAQSERLLDDVRIKGLALTGSVAAGRSLAAKAGQNIKVSSMELGGSDAFIVLEDADLEHTVKWAVWGKMYNTGQTCCAAKRFIVVDELADKFMEKFRSALAALEPGDPMDENTTLGPLSTESALVDLLKQVDGAVSNGAKLLLGGKRIDRAGSFMEPTILTDIKPENPAFREEFFGPVALFFRVKNEEEAIALANDSDFGLGGSVFTNDEARGQRVASRVDTGMMFVNNISWSDAELPFGGIKDSGYGRELGNMGIQEFVNKKLVRFGKIEAPAIVPEKVLVGSAK from the coding sequence ATGGCCTACCAAACCGTCAACCCGTTTGACGGAAAAACCATCAAGAAATTCGACGAGATCTCCGACCGGGAACTCGAGACGAAAATCGCCGCAGCTGCGGCATGTTATGAGACCTGGCAGCACAAGACGTACGCCGAGCGCGCGATCATCGTGGCCAAGGCGTCCGCGATCATGGCCGACAGAGTCGACGAGTTCGCGCGTCTGATGACGCTCGAGATGGGCAAACGCATCGACGAGGCACGCGGCGAGGTCACGTTCAGCTCGAATATCCTCGCCTACTATGCGAAGAACGCCGAGCGGTTTCTGGCGCCGGTGAAGTTGAATCCAGCCATCGGAGAAGCCCACATGGAGAGCAGTCCGATCGGGGTTATATTCGGCGTAGAACCATGGAATTTTCCTTACTACCAACTTGCACGGGTTGCGGGTCCTCACCTGATGGCCGGCAACGTGTTGATCGTGAAACACGCGGGCTGCGTGCCGCAGTGCGCGATCGCTTTTGAAAAGCTTTGGATCGAGGCAGGTGCGCCGGCAGGCTTGTACACCAACCTGCTGATCTCACATGCCCAGTCGGAACGTCTCCTCGATGACGTACGAATCAAGGGCCTTGCGTTGACCGGCAGCGTCGCGGCCGGCAGAAGCCTCGCCGCAAAGGCCGGTCAGAACATCAAGGTCTCCTCGATGGAGCTCGGAGGCAGTGACGCCTTCATCGTTCTCGAAGATGCCGATCTCGAGCACACCGTCAAATGGGCGGTCTGGGGTAAGATGTACAACACCGGACAGACATGCTGCGCGGCCAAACGATTTATCGTCGTCGATGAGCTCGCGGACAAGTTCATGGAGAAATTCCGGTCGGCGCTCGCTGCGCTCGAGCCGGGCGATCCGATGGACGAGAACACGACCCTTGGTCCGTTGTCGACCGAATCCGCCTTGGTCGATCTGCTGAAACAGGTCGATGGAGCGGTCTCAAACGGCGCGAAACTGCTGCTCGGTGGCAAGCGCATCGATCGCGCGGGATCGTTCATGGAACCGACAATTCTGACAGACATCAAGCCGGAGAACCCAGCGTTCAGAGAAGAATTTTTTGGTCCCGTCGCGCTTTTCTTCCGGGTCAAGAACGAAGAAGAGGCCATCGCGCTCGCCAACGATTCCGATTTTGGGCTGGGCGGCTCGGTCTTCACCAACGACGAAGCGCGCGGGCAGCGCGTCGCAAGCCGCGTCGACACGGGAATGATGTTCGTCAACAACATCTCTTGGTCGGATGCGGAGCTGCCGTTCGGCGGCATCAAGGACTCCGGTTACGGGCGCGAACTCGGTAACATGGGAATTCAGGAGTTCGTCAACAAGAAGCTCGTCCGATTCGGCAAGATCGAAGCACCGGCGATCGTGCCGGAAAAAGTCTTAGTAGGGAGCGCAAAGTGA